A portion of the Chloroflexota bacterium genome contains these proteins:
- a CDS encoding XdhC family protein: MQHVFHETVRALEAGEPCVMVTVIQTEGSTPQKPGAKLLVRADGSGVGTLGGGCVEGDIWFAAKMLLRGGGPAEVRDYELTEEIAARDGLICGGTMHFLLDPIREPVGVLPQLQQVERAYDGDTAIGIATLVGAPEGSPHTIGTKLYLEATGDTKGTLGDEILNAQAIDRIEQLLAYGKCEHYTTEEGFDIFIEAFTTPPTLVVMGGGHISKALTTLAAPLGYQYYVVDDRPEFANPDRFPDAVGTVVAGYDTGLDNLPITPNTAVVVATRGHRYDDMAAEAAVRSKAGYVGILGSKRKNLLIFEELFRKGIPEERIRAVRAPVGLDLGGRTPEEIALSIMSEIVALRHGASGAPLQMDSRLFGIARDKGTAVPGRN; the protein is encoded by the coding sequence ATGCAGCATGTGTTTCACGAGACCGTCAGGGCCCTTGAGGCAGGCGAGCCCTGCGTGATGGTCACAGTTATCCAGACGGAAGGCTCCACGCCCCAAAAGCCGGGAGCCAAGCTCCTGGTCCGTGCCGATGGCAGCGGTGTCGGCACGCTGGGCGGTGGTTGCGTGGAGGGCGACATCTGGTTCGCGGCGAAGATGCTTCTGCGCGGCGGTGGGCCCGCCGAGGTGCGGGACTACGAGCTCACAGAGGAGATCGCAGCTCGTGACGGTCTCATATGCGGCGGCACCATGCACTTTCTGCTGGACCCCATCCGGGAGCCCGTCGGCGTGCTGCCGCAACTGCAGCAGGTCGAGCGGGCCTACGACGGCGACACGGCCATCGGCATCGCGACGCTGGTTGGCGCACCGGAGGGTTCGCCTCACACCATCGGCACAAAGCTGTACCTGGAAGCGACCGGCGATACAAAGGGCACGCTCGGCGACGAGATCCTTAATGCGCAGGCCATTGACCGCATTGAGCAACTGCTGGCCTACGGCAAGTGCGAGCACTACACCACGGAAGAGGGATTCGATATCTTCATTGAGGCGTTCACGACACCGCCAACGCTGGTAGTGATGGGCGGCGGGCACATCTCCAAGGCCCTGACAACGCTTGCGGCTCCGCTTGGCTACCAGTATTACGTGGTGGACGACCGCCCGGAATTCGCCAACCCCGATCGATTTCCCGACGCTGTCGGCACCGTTGTTGCGGGCTATGACACCGGCCTGGACAATCTCCCCATCACTCCGAACACTGCCGTCGTCGTCGCGACGCGGGGCCACCGATACGACGACATGGCAGCGGAGGCAGCGGTGCGGTCGAAGGCCGGCTACGTAGGCATCCTCGGCAGCAAGCGCAAGAACCTGCTCATCTTCGAGGAACTCTTCCGCAAGGGCATTCCAGAAGAGCGCATCCGCGCCGTGCGGGCGCCGGTGGGACTCGACCTCGGCGGGCGTACGCCGGAGGAGATTGCGCTCAGTATTATGTCCGAAATCGTTGCGCTACGGCATGGCGCCAGCGGCGCGCCGCTGCAGATGGACAGCCGCCTCTTCGGCATAGCCCGTGACAAGGGCACGGCGGTCCCCGGCAGGAACTGA
- a CDS encoding nucleotidyltransferase family protein, whose translation MAPGVTAVLLAAGESSRMGQPKPLLPWGDLPLVRYQVKALAEAGAGPIVVVLGPTTLDAEAHLAGINGVRAVVNHLAPEGKTTSVRLGVSQVAEDAEGILLLAVDQPRSSDIMRRVIDAHLAGDALITHPTYEGRGGHPIVFHSSLAPELLAVTEERQGIREVVSRHMHRLQRVELGDPMVRLDLNTLDDYRTALAQYGPRP comes from the coding sequence ATGGCGCCGGGCGTCACCGCGGTCCTCCTCGCCGCCGGCGAGTCCTCCCGTATGGGCCAACCCAAGCCCCTGCTGCCTTGGGGCGACTTGCCTCTTGTACGGTACCAGGTCAAGGCGTTGGCGGAAGCAGGCGCAGGCCCCATCGTGGTTGTGCTGGGGCCGACTACATTGGACGCAGAGGCCCACCTCGCAGGCATAAACGGTGTTCGGGCTGTGGTCAACCACCTCGCACCAGAAGGGAAGACCACCTCGGTGCGGCTGGGCGTCTCGCAGGTGGCGGAGGACGCCGAGGGCATTCTGCTGCTGGCAGTGGACCAGCCTCGCAGTTCAGACATCATGCGCCGGGTCATCGACGCACACCTAGCCGGAGACGCCCTTATTACACACCCGACGTACGAGGGCCGTGGCGGGCATCCCATCGTCTTCCACTCCTCGCTGGCGCCGGAGCTGCTTGCCGTCACAGAGGAGCGCCAGGGCATACGCGAGGTCGTCAGCCGGCACATGCACAGGCTACAGCGTGTCGAGCTCGGCGACCCTATGGTGCGCCTGGACCTGAATACGCTTGACGACTACCGCACCGCGCTGGCGCAGTACGGGCCGCGGCCGTAG